A window of Roseateles sp. XES5 genomic DNA:
TGTGGAAGTCGAGGTTTGCGACCAGGGCACCGGCATTCCGCCCGAGATCATCGACAAGATCTTCGAGCCCTTCTTCACCACCAAGGAGGCGGGCCGCGGCACGGGCCTGGGCCTGTCCACGGTCTACGGCTTCGTCAAGCAGTCCGGCGGCTACATCTATCTCGATTCCGAAGTGGGCAAGGGCACGACCTTCCGCATCCTCATGCCGCGCCATATCGAGGAAGCGGTGCCGACGGAAGCCGGGGCCACCGCGCAGGCCACCGGCGAGCAGCGGCCCGCCGCCGTCGCGCAGGTGCCGGAAAAGGAACCGCGCGACCTGACGGGCGGTTCGGCCGTGGTTCTGCTCGTCGAGGACGAGGAAGCCGTGCGCCGCGGCGGCAAGCGCATGCTGGAAACGCGCGGCTACACCGTGCATGAGGCCGGCTCCGGCGTCGAGGCGCTCGACATCATGGAGGAGCTGAACGGCGCGGTCGACATCGTCGTCTCCGACGTCGTGATGCCCGAAATGGACGGCCCGTCTCTGCTGCGCGAGCTGCGCAAGACCTATCCGGACATGAAGTTCATCTTCGTCTCCGGTTATGCCGAGGACGCCTTCGCCCGCAACCTGCCCGCCGACGCCAAGTTCGGTTTCCTGCCGAAGCCGTTCTCGCTGAAGCAGCTTGCCGAAGCCGTCCGGGAAATGCTGGACGCGTGACGCCGTCAGCCCGGGACCACGCCGCGGCTTGAGACGGAGACCGAATTGCCGTCGGGATCCCTGGCATTGGCGAAGGCATAGTGCGCGGTCTGGTGGATCGGCCCGAAGGCGAAGCCACGGCCGGCGCTTTCGGCGCAGAATGACGCGACGTCGGCGACTGAGAACACCAGCTTTACCGTGGATTGCCCGATCTTCTGCCCTTTGGCGGCGGGGTGCAGCATGAGGCTGGCGCCACCGTGCGGATCGATCAGTTCGACGATCCGGTCACCCTCCGCCCGGTGGGCGACGAGCCCGAACAGGCTCGTATAGAAGCGCTCCGTCGCCTCGACGTCGCGCACATAGAGCAGGATTCGCGTCAGCGGCATGTCGCGCTCCCTGGAGGAAAGCGGCCGACATTCGCCGGCCGCTCCATTTACTCAGCCCACCATCGCGACGGCGATTTCCGCCGCGAGCCGCGCGTTGTTTTCCACAAGCGCGATATTCGTCTTCAGGCTGCGGCCGTCCGTCAGATGGAAGAGATTGTCGAGCAGGTAAGGCGTCACGGCCTTGCCGGTGATCTCGTCCCGGTCGGCATTGTCGATGGCGCGGGCAATGTAGATTTCCATTTCCTCGCGCGCGATCTCGTCGGCCTTCGGCACGGGGTTGGCGATCAGCATGCCGCCGTCGATGCCGAGCTGGTCGCGCACCTTCTGGAAGTTGGCGATGGCGGCCGGGCTGTTCAGCGTCAGCGGGCTCTTCAGGCCCGAATCGCGCGACCAGAAGGCCGGGAAGACCGGGCTGTCATAGGTCACGACCGGCACGCCGCGCGTTTCCAGCACTTCCAGCGTCTTCGGAATGTCGAGGATGCTCTTGGCCCCGGCGCAGACCACGGCCACCGAGCTGCGGGCCAGCTCCTGCAGATCGGCGGAAATGTCGAAGCTGGTCTCGGCGCCGCGGTGCACGCCGCCGATGCCGCCGGTCACGAAGACGCGGATGCCGGCCAGCTCGGCGCAGATCATGGTGGCGGCCACCGTGGTGGCGCCGGTGCGGCGCTCGGCGATGGCGAAGGCGAGATCGGCGCGCGAGACCTTCATCGCCCCTTCCGTCTTGGCGAGGGCTTCGAGTTCCGCCTCTTCGAGGCCGATATGCAGCACGCCGTCAATGACCGCGATGGTCGCCGGCACGGCGCCCTGTTCGCGGATGATACGCTCGACGCTGCGCGCCATGTTCAGATTGCCCGGATAGGGCATGCCGTGCGTGATGATCGTCGATTCAAGGGCGACGATGGGAGCGCCACGCTCCTTGGCGGCGGCGACTTCGGCCGAGTATCGCA
This region includes:
- a CDS encoding pseudouridine-5'-phosphate glycosidase gives rise to the protein MTRPVSPLLPMRYSAEVAAAKERGAPIVALESTIITHGMPYPGNLNMARSVERIIREQGAVPATIAVIDGVLHIGLEEAELEALAKTEGAMKVSRADLAFAIAERRTGATTVAATMICAELAGIRVFVTGGIGGVHRGAETSFDISADLQELARSSVAVVCAGAKSILDIPKTLEVLETRGVPVVTYDSPVFPAFWSRDSGLKSPLTLNSPAAIANFQKVRDQLGIDGGMLIANPVPKADEIAREEMEIYIARAIDNADRDEITGKAVTPYLLDNLFHLTDGRSLKTNIALVENNARLAAEIAVAMVG
- a CDS encoding VOC family protein — encoded protein: MPLTRILLYVRDVEATERFYTSLFGLVAHRAEGDRIVELIDPHGGASLMLHPAAKGQKIGQSTVKLVFSVADVASFCAESAGRGFAFGPIHQTAHYAFANARDPDGNSVSVSSRGVVPG